Proteins found in one Bacillus subtilis subsp. subtilis str. 168 genomic segment:
- the rhgR gene encoding transcriptional regulator (AraC/XylS family) (Evidence 1a: Function from experimental evidences in the studied strain; PubMedId: 16781735, 17449691, 19651770; Product type r: regulator) — protein MKKQPQQKERVSRWKGTYFKRNFVFILLIACIPGLLTGGAIYFLSIDKVEKELQRSHETQVAREVSRMDEKLGVLELALTQMAYDSSLMNGLAERDLEKDFTFSYQLTKKLFLLRDQQPLIEQASIFLNSPRPLVLSPEYSALTEQEALRKYRSLLASDHSIYWKRSGNQAMLIQLIPGAAEKPFGAIMLAVDPKEMESILQSLSPYPDGSALLLDQNREVLFHEGEKDFEKTLLHEIKKQPAENGHFQMEWKGKVYSVSFGEMNRMHQQWTFVSAAPLSAITAPMVFLSKVIIVMLVICIGLAVCMTWYASKKIYRPIQHLLGLFTGGEKKTWQASGQDEFKWIEKRWQDLSLESRKLQQQLLRQTPHMKKSFLQHLLQSDFYYDNEESLRFRMEEAGWNIGGNVFHVLDLQVTGLRCEKSIFREGDEQLAVFTLTNIAEELAAKRVFQLSILDIGRLSVTVLVMKTNSSDLKAYITELARQFGDVTGLCLTSTLSSKTERVTEIPSLFQDVKCGKSRRKFANRDQVIDLQADFPRDEQFAPYYPFELEKQIVQTIRLERKQEAKELIDGCMKELSEKAAIDRHVHSALIQLFSRIQEDILHSGLNPSELFQHRNPFLDISELREPNEAAAWLMDVVVTPYLSKLEGRKNRQQKQLAERVIAMIHEQYMADISLESCADALGMNSYTLSKAFKQVTGINFIDYVTQIRIEKAKELLVNTNKKIHDVSEEVGYRHNYFNRIFKKQVGMPPGVFRQMYQETP, from the coding sequence ATGAAAAAACAGCCTCAACAGAAGGAACGGGTTTCTCGCTGGAAGGGAACGTATTTCAAAAGAAACTTTGTCTTCATTTTGCTGATTGCCTGTATTCCCGGATTGCTGACTGGCGGCGCAATCTACTTTCTTTCGATCGACAAGGTGGAGAAAGAGCTGCAGAGATCGCATGAAACACAGGTGGCGCGTGAGGTCAGCCGAATGGATGAGAAGCTGGGAGTGCTTGAACTGGCACTCACCCAGATGGCCTACGATTCTTCACTGATGAACGGATTGGCCGAGAGGGATTTGGAGAAAGACTTTACGTTCTCCTATCAATTAACGAAAAAGCTGTTTCTTTTGCGGGATCAGCAGCCGCTGATCGAGCAGGCTTCCATCTTTCTGAACAGCCCCCGGCCACTTGTGCTGAGCCCTGAATACAGCGCTTTGACAGAACAGGAGGCGCTTCGCAAGTATCGCTCGCTGCTTGCCTCAGACCACAGCATTTATTGGAAACGGTCGGGAAACCAAGCGATGCTGATCCAGCTCATTCCGGGCGCGGCGGAGAAACCGTTCGGCGCGATCATGCTGGCGGTTGATCCGAAAGAAATGGAATCAATCCTGCAAAGCTTGTCCCCCTATCCTGATGGCAGTGCGTTGCTTTTAGATCAAAATCGAGAGGTGCTGTTTCATGAGGGGGAAAAAGATTTTGAAAAGACTTTACTTCATGAGATAAAAAAACAGCCTGCTGAGAACGGCCATTTTCAGATGGAATGGAAAGGCAAGGTGTATTCTGTCTCCTTTGGAGAAATGAACCGGATGCATCAGCAATGGACCTTTGTGTCAGCGGCGCCTCTTTCAGCTATTACAGCGCCGATGGTGTTTTTATCAAAAGTGATCATCGTGATGCTGGTCATTTGCATCGGTTTGGCGGTGTGCATGACATGGTATGCATCAAAAAAAATCTATCGTCCCATCCAGCATTTGCTTGGCTTGTTTACCGGAGGAGAGAAGAAAACATGGCAGGCGTCCGGGCAGGATGAATTCAAATGGATTGAAAAGAGATGGCAGGATCTATCCCTTGAAAGCCGGAAGCTCCAACAGCAGCTCCTGCGGCAGACGCCCCATATGAAAAAGAGTTTTTTGCAGCATCTCTTACAGAGCGATTTTTACTATGACAACGAGGAAAGCCTCAGATTTCGGATGGAGGAGGCTGGCTGGAACATCGGCGGAAACGTGTTTCATGTGCTTGATCTACAGGTGACAGGGCTCCGCTGTGAAAAAAGCATCTTCCGTGAAGGTGATGAACAGCTTGCCGTGTTTACACTGACTAATATCGCTGAGGAATTGGCGGCTAAACGCGTTTTTCAGCTCTCCATACTTGATATCGGCCGGCTTTCTGTCACCGTTCTTGTGATGAAAACAAACAGCTCTGATCTGAAGGCGTATATAACGGAGCTGGCACGCCAATTTGGAGATGTAACCGGACTATGCCTGACCTCGACATTGAGCAGCAAGACGGAGCGTGTCACGGAAATTCCTTCTTTATTTCAGGATGTGAAATGCGGCAAATCCCGCAGGAAGTTTGCTAACCGGGATCAGGTCATTGATTTGCAGGCCGACTTCCCTCGGGATGAGCAGTTCGCTCCTTATTACCCTTTTGAGCTGGAAAAACAAATTGTTCAGACCATCCGGCTGGAAAGAAAACAGGAAGCCAAGGAACTGATAGATGGATGTATGAAGGAACTGTCGGAAAAAGCGGCCATAGACAGGCATGTGCATTCCGCCCTGATTCAGCTGTTTTCCCGCATTCAGGAGGATATTTTGCATTCCGGGCTCAATCCCAGCGAACTGTTTCAGCACCGGAATCCGTTTCTTGATATTTCAGAATTGCGCGAACCTAACGAAGCGGCGGCCTGGCTGATGGATGTAGTGGTGACGCCTTACCTTTCCAAGCTTGAGGGCAGAAAAAACAGACAGCAAAAGCAGCTGGCAGAACGTGTGATTGCGATGATTCACGAACAGTATATGGCGGACATTTCATTGGAAAGCTGTGCCGATGCGCTTGGCATGAATTCCTATACGTTAAGCAAGGCATTTAAGCAAGTGACCGGCATTAATTTTATCGATTATGTGACCCAGATCAGAATCGAAAAGGCGAAAGAACTGCTGGTCAATACGAATAAAAAAATTCATGATGTGTCTGAAGAAGTCGGCTATCGCCACAATTATTTCAATCGGATTTTTAAAAAACAGGTCGGCATGCCGCCGGGTGTCTTCAGGCAAATGTATCAGGAAACGCCGTGA
- the rhgT gene encoding rhamnogalacturonan acetylesterase (Evidence 1a: Function from experimental evidences in the studied strain; PubMedId: 16781735, 17449691, 17957779; Product type e: enzyme), with translation MMKKPIQVFLAGDSTVSDCPPHEAPMAGWGQVFGQLFSEGVLVRNHAKGGASTNSFVEEGRLQAIAEHITQGDYLLIQFGHNDQKPRGTKPYSTFQQFLTLFADTAREKGAHPVFVTSVQRRRFDENGRIEHTLGEYPDAMKALAKELDVPVIDLLAKTKVLYEAYGPEESKRLFVWFQPNEHPNYPDGIEDNTHFSEKGAMEVAKLVAEGIEELGLPLKDHLVSREGKEHV, from the coding sequence GTGATGAAGAAACCGATTCAAGTATTTTTAGCGGGGGATTCCACTGTGAGTGACTGCCCGCCTCATGAAGCGCCGATGGCGGGGTGGGGGCAGGTATTCGGGCAATTGTTTTCTGAAGGTGTGCTGGTCCGCAATCATGCCAAAGGAGGAGCGAGCACCAATTCTTTTGTGGAGGAAGGAAGGCTTCAAGCAATTGCCGAGCACATCACACAAGGCGATTATTTGTTGATTCAATTCGGCCACAATGACCAAAAACCGCGGGGGACGAAGCCGTACTCCACATTTCAGCAGTTTCTTACCTTGTTTGCAGATACGGCACGCGAAAAGGGCGCGCATCCTGTGTTCGTCACATCGGTGCAGCGCCGCCGCTTTGATGAAAACGGACGGATCGAGCATACGCTCGGTGAGTATCCCGATGCGATGAAAGCACTGGCGAAGGAGCTCGATGTACCTGTGATTGATCTGCTTGCGAAAACAAAGGTGCTGTATGAAGCATACGGGCCGGAGGAGTCGAAGCGATTGTTCGTTTGGTTTCAGCCGAATGAACATCCGAATTACCCGGACGGCATTGAGGACAATACGCATTTTTCGGAAAAAGGTGCAATGGAGGTTGCGAAGCTTGTGGCAGAAGGCATTGAAGAGCTCGGACTTCCGCTTAAGGACCACCTTGTGAGCCGGGAGGGAAAAGAACATGTATAA